From the genome of Anopheles funestus chromosome 2RL, idAnoFuneDA-416_04, whole genome shotgun sequence:
CGTAAACATTGTAACGGCCCTGCGGTTCTTACAATCCCTATTTTATCGGCCATCGTTCTTTTTGTTACGACAGAGTATTCCAGTAAATGCAACTCTACAGAGGAAGAAATCATTACCAGACGTACAACAGCTACCGTTCTCGACCGGTGCCATGAGCCGAGAGGAGGTGTCGATTCTTGGTTCTGCTCGGCGCGAAGAGGTCCGGCGACTGAGGGATGAGCAGGAACGCTTACGAGTTAATCCATTGCTGTATCTGGTCAGTCCACAAGTGAGGGTAAGTGATACCATTCTTAGCGCAAAAATGGCTAAAACTCAATATTCTGACATTAGAGCATTATTGCTCCGGGTATGGAAACGATCCTCAAACAAGTGATCGAACGATGGCTTGTTGGTGCCAATTCTATTTTAGTGGTGTTACACAAAATAAGCATTGGAGACCTTAGAAGCTTCGTTGTATTATAAATCCTACCCAATATTTACAACAGTATTGACAAGATACTTCGATCGCCGGAAACGAATGAAGCTTACAGATCACTAACATTTCGtctattttctatttctcttGCAGGATTGGTTTTCGCGCCAGCAACTGGTCATGCTAGTGCTGATCGTTAATATTGCCTTGgctattttattctttaaaatACTCACATAGCGTTGGCTCAGTCCATGTTTGCATTTCAGCATGTTTCTAAGAGAGGTGGCACTATAGAATAGCCGAAAGCAGAAATGAAGATAATATTTAAACGAACATTATGGGATAACTCTTGTCGCAGCAGGGTACGCGCTaccaagcaaaaaccaaaatgcaaatgaacaaaaagtcccccgcaaaatcaaacaaaaaacaaaagcaagctAATACTCGCAcacaggacaaaaaaaaacataaaaccacacacacacaactataCACGAAAACACagataaaacagaaaaaaaagaaagacgaaACTATTTTCCGCCCGCTGCATCCTTGTGCAATTGTGACCAGTTTTTTTGGAACGTCGGACCTTCAAAGCCAAAGGCGAAACCGGCGTGTGTACACTAAGTAGCGAACGTAAAAGGAGGATGACAAATATTTCGAGCATGGTGGGAAACGAGATGTTTAAGTGAGGCAATCAATTAGTGAGCGGCATGGAgatgaaatcaataaaattgtttatcttTGTGCATCAATCATCAACCTTTCGCAATTACGATCCATCCTTTACCTacgtaaaatatataaaaaaaaatgaacaagaaaACATATAATTAAACGTAACACCGATATATAGTTGAGCAGTGGAAGGAAGTAACCCAGGTCGGCAAGAAACATTGAACGACAAAACCCGGGTAGTTACGCAAATCAAGCGATGTGTGATTGGTGCGAAAGGTttgaaaagaggaaaaacgaaggaataaaaaaaaacaaaaaaccaaaaaaaacaaacaaaacaaactttgcaaacaaattaatgAACCAAACCTTTTCAAGTTTAcaatagtaaaacaaataaataaaagcaaaaaaacaggaaatgcagcaaaaaaaaggattagtaACAATTTCGATCGAACGAGTAACAACAGGGAGAAGTTTAGAAGAAAGCAGAAGGAGAGAGTGAGATAtcgagagaaaacaaaaccaaggtAGGAAAAGCtatacaaccaaaaaccaagagaaagaaaaaaaacaaactagatAAACCAATTGTGAACCGGTCGTCGGGCGGTAGTGAAAAATTTGCAGCAGAATGCGAAAGCCAAATCTTACGAAAAACTTtgttaacataatttttagcaaaaaaaaaaacaaacaaacgccatCTCGTAACACGTCAGAGGGCGCGAAGAAGATACAACAACCGAATCcaagtttaattatttctttcgtttttttgttccaaatcACAGGAATATTCAAATTTGCT
Proteins encoded in this window:
- the LOC125763767 gene encoding uncharacterized protein LOC125763767 isoform X2, which translates into the protein MQWQQEVDDEDLMYSPALLARRASESWIEFPPVESIPVNATLQRKKSLPDVQQLPFSTGAMSREEVSILGSARREEVRRLRDEQERLRVNPLLYLVSPQVRDWFSRQQLVMLVLIVNIALAILFFKILT